The Candidatus Neomarinimicrobiota bacterium sequence TTAAACACGCCCTCCTTGTCTTGGGACGCACCGGTAAAAGCCCCTTTTTTAAATCCAAAAAGCTCACTTTCAAAAAGGGTTTCCGGAAGAGCGCCGCAGTTAATAGGGACAAAGGGTTCATTTTTTCGGGGACTGCTGGCATGAATCGCCCGGGCAATGAGTTCTTTGCCGGTCCCGCTCTTTCCCGTAATCAAAACATTGCTTGTAGAGTTGGCAACCCGGGTAACCATGTGAAAAACCTGTTTCATGGCAGGACTGTTACCGATGATATTCGAAAAATTGTATTTTGCCCCAATCTCTTTTTTCAAGGAAATGTTTTCCGATAAGGTCCTGCGGTACTTGTTGATATTCCTGATCCGGTAGATCAGCTCTTCCGGATCCACCGGCTTTAAAATATAGTCAATCGCCCCTTTTCGCAGAGCTTCAATGGCTGTTTCCACTGTACCGTGGGCTGTAATGATCATCGTGGACGTTTGGGGAGCATAAGCAGAAATGTATTTCAGTAAATCCATGCCATTTCGAATGGGCATATTCAAATCGGTGATTACTAAATCGTAGTTGGATTTCTCAAGGCAGGTGATGGCTTCCTCTCCGTTTCCGGCGCTGTCACACAGAAACCCTTCTAATGAAAGGGCATCCCGAAGGGAATCCCGGACTTCAATATCATCATCCACAATCAGAATGTGGGTTTGGGCCATAGGTTCTCCTTTTGTCATCATGCTTCTCAATTTTAAGAATTTATTTCAGGATAAGGGAGAGAACAAGCCTGAAATTCTTCCAAAAAAGAAAAAAGGCACGGAAGCGCCTTTTTTCATCATTTTCCATCGTTCAATTCAATTACGCTGATTTTACGCCAAAAAGACGTACAAGGACTTGTTCCGTGATCACCGAAACGATGAGACCGATAATCGTGTACCAGGTCCAATGGATACTTGTCCCCTGAATCACAAGAATCATGGCAAACAGGGTGGTAAAAAAGGTCACCACATACTGCCAAACATCCGCCTTTTTAAAGAATCGTGTCAGGATAAACATACCCAGCATGGCACCATAGGTAAAAGAAGCAATTGAAAGTCCCACTTCAACCAGGGGATTATTCATGTTTTTAAACAGTGAAGCTCCGCCAACCATGATAATTCCCCAGATAAGGGTTACAAAACGGCTGATCCGGAAAAGTCGTTCCTTGCTTATCTCCATTTTAAAAAGGGGCTTGAGAATATCCATGGTTGTTGAGCTTGAAAGGGCACTCAGAGAACCGCTTAGGGTAGACATGGCTGCGGCAAAAATACCTGCAACGGTGATCCCCTTGATGACCGGCGGTAATTGATTGATTATAAAAAGAGTAAATACCTCATCGGATTTGGTTAAACCGGCTTCGGCAAGCGTGGCTCCGTTCCACACGGCATAAATAAGGAGTCCGATGAATAAAAAGAGAGCGAACTGCAAGAAAACCACAAATCCGCTTCCGATCATGGCTTTTTTGGAATCGGCCAGGTTTTTACAGCTTAAAACACGCTGAACGATCAGCTGGTCTGTTCCATGACTGGCCATGGAGAGGATTGCTCCACCCAGCAGGCCGGATAAAATACTGTAATTACTCATATCGAGACTGAAGGTGAAGAGTTTGAATTTCCCGGCTTCAGCCATAGTTGAAAAAATCACGCCCGGTTCAGGCAGAAGATTATAGGCAATACCCAGTGTAAAAAATGCCGCCGTAATATAGATAATCCATTGTACCACATCCATCCACACGACGGAACGGATTCCTCCAAACCAGGTATACGCAACCGTGACAATTCCCATAATCCAGATGGATGCACCATAGCTGAGTCCGGATATCATGGACAGGGGAATGGCCACTGCAAAAAGGCGGACACCATCCGCCAGAAGGCGGGTAAACATGAATGTAATACTCATCACGCGTTGCATGGTAATACCACCCTTTTCCCGGATGGATTCATAAACGGAGATGACATTCCCCCGGACATACATGGGCAGCAGCACAAAGGAGACCAAAAAACGCCCGAGAATATAACCCAGACAGACCTGAAGGAAAGAGAGATCGGATATATATGCCAGTCCCGGAATGGACAAAAAGGTAAGGACCGACGTTTCAGCCGCCACAATAGAAATCATCACGGCCCACCAGGGAAGATTTTTACCGGCATTGTAATATCCCTGAACATCTTTCACACTTTTCCCGAGCCAGGTTCCGGCTGTGAACACACCAAGCATAAAGACAACCACAATCGCATAATCAACAAACTGCATGGAATACCTCATCGCTTATTTATTATTTTCCGCGGAATTTCCCGTTTCCTGTACTCATTTTCAAGGAACTTTTTATCAATTTTGGGATGTTATTAATTTTAATAATCTTTATATTTTTACATGGTTGCTCGGTTAAGAAAAAAATACGATCGCATATTCAGAGAAATGACATCCCAGGAATTTCAGAATTCCCAGGATTTCACACTGAGTGAAGAAGACATTCTGGCGGAATCCGGCGGTATCCGGCATCAAACCAATCTGTTTTTAGGATACTATCATCCAAAAACTATTGATATGTACCTGAAAAAATTCCATGTCTTCGAGTATCTGTCCGCCCTGGGACTTAAAGATTTAAAGTATGTATTAGATCTGACGGATTCATACGAACACAAATTCTGCATTTACAGCGGGAAATATGAGGATTCCAAAAAGGTTGCTGAGATTATCCTCCGCAAAAAGGGACTGGATCTGAAAGAATCTCCTTTAAATACTTCCGGACTCAGGGATGCAGAATTCCTCTATGTTGAGTGGCTTTTACTACAAAATCCTGAAAAAAAGTTTTCCCTTCGCCGTCCCCGTCTGCCGGGACAGGTTCATCCGGGATTGAGAATTGGCGATCACGTCATGGAGATTTTATTTCACATGGCTGAGCGAATTCGTACGTCAGGCCTGGCCAATACCCCAAATTACCTGCATACCGCCGTCCTTTTTTCCAAGGAATTTCTTTTTGTCGATCCGGCCATGGAGGCTATTAATCAGACTCTCAAGGGATATCTGTTGAAACATTACAGTCTGTGGACTATTGCCTGGGCAGGATATTACGGATGTATTTATCATCTGGATACGGGAAAACCTCTGGAATGGAAACCTTCTTTAATGGTCCTGCCTATTACTGATGATGTAAAAAGTTACTTCGATTCCAAAGAATACAAGAATTCATACCGATACTATAAAAACAAGCTCCGGATTGAGGTGGATCGGGATAAGCTGATGACAAAATACAAGGAAGAGGGTGATGCCATCTAAGACGGCCATACTCACATTGAATGGTTCAAATCATGATGCGGATATCCTTCACAGCCTTATTAAAAAAGGATTCTTCCATCTTTGCACGGATGGTGCCTATGACATCCTGAAACAGATGGGTATTACACCGGATGCTGTTATCGGGGACATGGATTCGGTCGAGCACATGCCGACAAACTGCCGTTTGATTTCCATGCCGAATCAGGAACGAAACGATTCCGAAAAAGCGTTAGAATGGCTTATCCAGAAAGGATATTCAACGGTTCATATCAACGGATTCCGGGGAGGGCGTCTGGATCATGAATTGGTCAACCTCAGTCTTTTTCTGC is a genomic window containing:
- a CDS encoding sigma-54-dependent Fis family transcriptional regulator; the protein is MAQTHILIVDDDIEVRDSLRDALSLEGFLCDSAGNGEEAITCLEKSNYDLVITDLNMPIRNGMDLLKYISAYAPQTSTMIITAHGTVETAIEALRKGAIDYILKPVDPEELIYRIRNINKYRRTLSENISLKKEIGAKYNFSNIIGNSPAMKQVFHMVTRVANSTSNVLITGKSGTGKELIARAIHASSPRKNEPFVPINCGALPETLFESELFGFKKGAFTGASQDKEGVFKSASGGTLFLDEVGEIPVHIQVKLLRAIETKEIKPLGSSNPIRVNVRIVSATNKDLLKEVEEGNFREDLYYRLNIVEIHLPSLRERQEDIPLLVSHFINKYNRELKRKVKGVDNETMKALINHTWKGEVRELENMIERAVLLCDGEYLTIDNLQGANMEDSVSGRHFPPALKQAVREFERYHIRKILEQVEFDKSKASEILDIGLSSLYRKIDDLCIEC
- a CDS encoding sodium:solute symporter — protein: MQFVDYAIVVVFMLGVFTAGTWLGKSVKDVQGYYNAGKNLPWWAVMISIVAAETSVLTFLSIPGLAYISDLSFLQVCLGYILGRFLVSFVLLPMYVRGNVISVYESIREKGGITMQRVMSITFMFTRLLADGVRLFAVAIPLSMISGLSYGASIWIMGIVTVAYTWFGGIRSVVWMDVVQWIIYITAAFFTLGIAYNLLPEPGVIFSTMAEAGKFKLFTFSLDMSNYSILSGLLGGAILSMASHGTDQLIVQRVLSCKNLADSKKAMIGSGFVVFLQFALFLFIGLLIYAVWNGATLAEAGLTKSDEVFTLFIINQLPPVIKGITVAGIFAAAMSTLSGSLSALSSSTTMDILKPLFKMEISKERLFRISRFVTLIWGIIMVGGASLFKNMNNPLVEVGLSIASFTYGAMLGMFILTRFFKKADVWQYVVTFFTTLFAMILVIQGTSIHWTWYTIIGLIVSVITEQVLVRLFGVKSA
- a CDS encoding thiamine diphosphokinase produces the protein MPSKTAILTLNGSNHDADILHSLIKKGFFHLCTDGAYDILKQMGITPDAVIGDMDSVEHMPTNCRLISMPNQERNDSEKALEWLIQKGYSTVHINGFRGGRLDHELVNLSLFLHVSSRLEIYTYEGGQMARILQPGQYTFRGQKGDLFSLIPLSPVEKIRLTGTEYPLESDTLYPGSRGLSNRFMMKKISLSFIRGSLIAVIPYKYNI